In Cystobacter ferrugineus, the DNA window CAGGTGTGGCCCTCGCCCGCCGGGCAGCTCGACAGCGCGCCGTTGTCCACCGGGTCCACGCAGAACTGTACGTCGATGTCGAAGCCGTCCGTGGGCACGCCGAGGATCTGATCCAACAGCGGCTCGCCCTGCAGCGTGTAGTTCTTGGGCACGCCGCCGCCGAGGATCCAGATGGCCATCTTGTTGGAGAAGTGGTGGCGGCAGTAGTGCTGGATCGCCGACATCCAATAGACGTCGTCGTTGATGTCGATCTCGAACTTGAACTCGGCGCCGAGCAGGCGCTTGAGCTTGACGGCGTTGAGGAAGATGGAGCCGTCCTGCACGGCGCCCACGAAGATGGGCACGGCGTGCTTGTAGCAGGTGGACAGGAGCGAGGGCTGCTTCACGCCGAGCTGCTTCTCGATGGCGGCGATGTTCTTGCCGAGCAGGTAGTGGAACTCGGGCGTGGTCATCTTGCGCTGGAACTCGGGGCGGCGCAGGAGCGCGGAGAAGAGCCGGTCGGTGTCCAGCAGCGCCTCCTCCCAGAAGCCCAGGTCGTAGATGCGGATGATGCGCGCCAGGCGGTACTGCAAATCCCCCGCGTTGGGATTCACCTCGCGGATGGCGTGGCCGATGATGCGGTGGGCGTCGTGGTAGAGGTTGGCGCCGGTGGTGGTGAGCGCCGAGATGATGCCCTTCTCGATGAGGGGGATGATGCAGCTCTGGTGCAGGCCCGCCGGCGTCATCGCGCCCGACAGGGTGAGGAAGACGGAGGCGTCGACTTCCATCGAGCGGCGCATCAGCTCGAAGGCGGTGCGCTCCTGCCGTCCCACATAGGCCGAGAAGGCATGCGCGAGCAGCTCGGCGGGGGACTCCTTGCCGGTGATGGGGCGCGGGTCGGCCTTGCGTGCCCCCGAGTAGTGGGCGCGCAGATTCTTCTTGGAGTTCGACGGGGTCTTGGCCATGGCGCGCCGATCTACCACCACCCACGCACAGAGGGGAGCCCCCGGGTTTATTTGCGCTTGCGCTCCTTGCCCCTGCCCTCCCCTTCGGGAGGCGGCGGCGGGGCGATTCCCAGGAGCCGCTCGCGCACCTGCTCCGGGGGCAGGTGTCCGGTGTCCGCGACGACACAGGAGACGAAGGCCAGCTCCGCCAGGGCCCGCCTCGCCCGGGCGCGCGCCGCCTCGTCGTCGGAGGACAGCAGGTCCGAGGCACTGGAGACATAGCTGCTCGCCAGGGACTCGAAGAGGTAGACGCGGTTCTCGATGGTGTCGTCCTTGGCCATGGGGGGTCTCCTCTGGTGCATCCGTGAGGCATCCTCCATCATCCTAGGAACGCCCCTACG includes these proteins:
- a CDS encoding deoxyhypusine synthase family protein encodes the protein MAKTPSNSKKNLRAHYSGARKADPRPITGKESPAELLAHAFSAYVGRQERTAFELMRRSMEVDASVFLTLSGAMTPAGLHQSCIIPLIEKGIISALTTTGANLYHDAHRIIGHAIREVNPNAGDLQYRLARIIRIYDLGFWEEALLDTDRLFSALLRRPEFQRKMTTPEFHYLLGKNIAAIEKQLGVKQPSLLSTCYKHAVPIFVGAVQDGSIFLNAVKLKRLLGAEFKFEIDINDDVYWMSAIQHYCRHHFSNKMAIWILGGGVPKNYTLQGEPLLDQILGVPTDGFDIDVQFCVDPVDNGALSSCPAGEGHTWGKVSMEAVEVGSMYVHTDVTAVFPWLTHALLSDTKMKRKPRRLMDVMQEAVAFLDKDVKKRHKSLLKTIEWSPDDAKPNPEEHETYVR